The following nucleotide sequence is from Zea mays cultivar B73 chromosome 1, Zm-B73-REFERENCE-NAM-5.0, whole genome shotgun sequence.
GCAGCAACCAAATCAAAGgcggcaaaaaaaaaaaaagggCTCGCGCCGCATTGACCAACCAACAATGCAAGCATCCGATCCGAGATCCATCGACGGCGACGACGAGTCGACGACACACGTCCCGACGCGTCCAGAAACCCGCCAGGATTCGCGGCGGTCGCTTTCGATCGTTTGGTGCCGCCAGGAAGTAGATGGATCCGATGCGAACTAGGCGATGTCTGTCTTTCTGTCTCGGCTCCGTCTCCTTCCTTCCTTTGATCCACTCACAATAAATAAAAAAGCGGTGTCTTTCTTGCCGCAACCAACGATGTGCAGATGAGCGGTCGTCATTTCTTTGACGACCATCTCCACGCGTTTATTGCAGTTCTGTGTAATGCATAGTACTCTACGTTTTGTTCATTAATTTCGTCATAGTAACCCAACCCAAAAAAAACACTACTGGCTAGCAGTAGCTACGATGAGTAGTAGTCcattccgtttctttttatttgtcgctggatagtgtaaaattgtACTATTCAGcgataaataaaaagaaacgtAGGGAGTAGTTGTTAAGATCGAGTCCCGTTCCCGTGGCAGTTTGCGCTCTGTCGGCTAGGGCGCACGGTCATGACTCGTGACGTGTGCACCGACCCATACCCTGTTATTGTCTGCTTACGAAGGAGTACTACTAATAGCGACGTTTTGGACACGGTCTTCAGATTAGAAATAGAATTTTTTTTTGCCTATTGGTTTAGGGCCGGTATCACGTTCCTGTCCTTCTTGCGACTACGTACGACAGCATTTTTTGCAATATCTAGAATAATTCGCCTGAAACAAACCAGCGCGCGTGCGTGAACCTTGCATAGCAGCAGGTAGGGAAAACGCACAAGCAGCTTCGATCGTCAACCGTAATCTCATTAGGGCATGTACAGTAGTGTTTAACGTGGAGGCTCTTAAGGTGTTTAAGGGggtatttgcaaaaaaatcttagagccgtctctccgcaaagagacgcctctggctcgtaaaccaagtagcaacagacgcctcacttcccactgtacgaatttgtcgtctgttctatcgatctgatgctatacaaatatatttaattctgtatttattaatagactacgtttgtagacactccattgtacaataCAATCTTTTAGTTGTCTCCTATGCTTagagaaccgttttggtgtctcttcactgtacatgcccttagaGAGGGACATGTTCCATGCAAGTAGTGTACACAGCAGGAAACAAACTAATTAACATGCTGGTATATGTACTATTATTACGTGCCCATCATGAAACATGCATGTACAACTACACATCAAGTCGGGTAGGAAAAATCTATTGACGGGCGGAGGGCAACGAAAAACAAACAAATTTTCTAGCGCGCAAGTAACTACTATGCCATGCATTTACATTTACCGCGCTAGCTCTCTCATCAATTCTCAAACCAAAGTGACTAACAACAAGTGACGCGCCGGCCGCCGTGGTGCATGCATGGCGACGGCGACTGGCATGCGTCCAGCTGGGCATGGGCAGCGCGCTGGAGACGCTGTGCGGGCAGGCGGTGGGGGCGGGGCAGGTGGGGATGCTGGGCGTGTACATCCAGCGCTCCTGGATCATCTGCGGCGCCACGGCGGTGCTGCTCACGCCGACGTACCTGTTCACGGCGCCCatcctgcgcgcgctgcggcaGCCGGCCGACGTGGCGCGCGTCGCGGGCGCCTACTGCCGCTGGGTGCTCCCGCAGCTGTTCGCCTACGCCGCCAACTTCCCGCTGCAGAAGTTCTTCCAGGCGCAGAGCCGGGTGTGGGTGGTCACCGCCATCTCGGGCGCCGCCCTGGCGCTCCACGTCGCCCTCAACTACGTCTTCGTCGCGCGCATGGGCCACGgcctccccgccgccgccgccgtcgggaACGTCACCTGGTGGCTCGTCATCGCCGCGCAGGTGGCGTACCTCCTGTCTGGGCGATTCGAGGACGCATGGCGAGGGTTCTCTAGGCTCGCGTTCGCCAACCTCGCCGCCTTCGTCAAGCTGTCGCTCGCGTCCGCCGTCATGCTCTGGTAACGCTAGCTTGATGTGGATTCTCTGTTTTTTTTAACTCGAGTGCAaccaaaataataataaaaatgcTCTGTTGTTGCAGCTTGGAGCTCTGGTACTACACTGCGGTGCTCATCCTTGTAGGGTTCCTGAAGAACGCGCGGCTTCAGATTGACGTCATGTCCATCTGGTAACTAATTTTTATGAACTAAGCAGCCCATGCATCAGCCAGTTAGTGTTCTGACTCCTGACCAATGGATTATTATTGGTAAATTCGACAGCATCAATTACCAGCTGTGGACGCTCATGGTTGCGCTGGGCTTCAACGCAGCGGTGAGGTAGGTAAAGAACCCAGGGACACCATGCATGGACTGAGTACTCATCATCCAAGTCCCAACCAATCAAGCTGACACTGACGCATGCATAACCAATAAACGCTACTATTCAGCGTCCGGGTGTCCAACGAGCTGGGCGCCAACAGGCCCAAGGCGGCCAAGTTCGCGGTGACCGTGGCGGTGCTGACGTCGGGCTCCGTCGGCGCCGTCTTCCTCGCCGTGTTCCTGGCCTGGAGGACGGGGCTGCCGCGCTTCTTCAGCGAGGACGGCGACGTGCTGCGGGAGGCCTCCAGGCTGGGCTACCTCCTCGCCGGCTCCATCTTCCTCAACAGCGTCCAGCCGGTGCTCTCGGGCGTGGCCATCGGGGCGGGCTGGCAGGCGCTCGTGGCCGTCGTCAACATCGGCAGCTACTACTTCGTCGGCATCCCGCTCGCGgcgctcttcggcttcaagctagGCATGGACGCGATGGTACTACGGCGCTCTTCTCATCAATGTATGCAGAATTATATTGCGTGGCCCGCCTAGCTCCTGATCGAATGAAACCCTCATCACTCCCTGCAGGGGATCTGGCTGGGCATGACGCTCGGGACTCTGCTTCAGACGGCTATCCTCGTGTTCATCTCGTACAGGACCAAGTGGGAGAAACAGGCTATGCGGGCCGAAGAAAGGGTCAGGGAGTGGGGAGGGAGGGCCGACGCCCTGCCGTCGGCCACGCAGGTCGCGCCGGCGGCCGAAGATGCGGGTCCACCATCAAATGCGAGTGCGACCTAAGTTCTAAGGTCGTTTAGGATTAATTAATGGCAGTGTTATGTGTAGGCATCAAGACTTTGCTGCAGCAACAGCCCGAACATCGCCACAGCGGACCGGACCCATGTGTACAGATTGATCGAGTGGAGCTTAATTAATTTATACAGTGCTGCCCGGGACCTCCGTTGTTTTTCGTTTTTTCCCCAATCTTGGCGACTTTTATCCCCACGTTTTTTTTGTTAGAAGTTCATACACTATACTTAGGTTCATGTTCAGTAATCAAACATTTAGAGcaaataaactatatatatatatatgtttcctTTTATTACTTTCAGTTCAAACAGTAACCACTCTGTTGTCCCTTCCTCTGACTTGTGTCTATGCAAATGGTGATCTGCACAATTGCGGTTCCGGTCTTCCGGAGAAAAAATACTGAGATAATATCTGCTAGGAACGATGTGCCACAACATATTTACTAGTGCTTTAGCTATAAACTTATAAGGTAAACTAGTGCTTAAACCTACCTTTAGATCATTTTTTTTGAAAGACGCGGCAAGAGAATTGCCACGTCCAAGCTTTATTAAGAGGAAAAAGAGAACACACTTACAGGCACTTAACTAGCCAAACAGCTCCCGAAAAAGCCACCCAAGAACTCAAGAATGAGAAAAAAAAGGATAAAGAACGCTACGCAGAGACACTAGCAACCAAAGTCAAAAGAATTAGCAATTCGTTGCTGCCCAAAAACATCCTTAATTAACCCTGCAATCACACACTCTGACTTCTCTAGGCTTTGGAAGGTTCTGCGGTTCCGCTCTTTCCAAATCTCCCACCAGAAAAGGATGATCAAACCATCAAACTCTTTCCTTGAGCATTTGTCGACTTTGGCTCTGCACTTGTTCCACCAAGTGTATATTGACGAAGATTGTGCCATCCCTGGCAGCAATGCGAGGTCAAGCCAATGAGAAAGCTGCGCCCACACCGCCCTAGTGAAGATACAGTTTTGGAACAAGTGGGTTATAGCTTCTGGTTCTTGTTTGCAAAGTCTGCAGATCGGATCATTACTCCAACCTCTTTTCTGGAGATTTTCAGCTGTTAATATCTTATTATGCAGCAGAGTCCATGCGAAGAAACGACATTTTGGCTCCACTTTCGCCTTCCAAATTGGTAATAGATTGCACTTGGCATACCCTCCAATGAATTGGGCCAAATAGGCACTCCTGGTTGAGTAGGCACCATCATTGGTCCAGCGCCAGTAAATGGCGTCCTCAATCACTGGATTTAATTGCACCTCGCGCAGAGCTTCCCAGAGAGCCACAAACTCTCTAATTTCCTTGGCCCCAACAACTGGAGAAATATGGAAGATCCATCTGTTATTTGTTGTGGCTTTTAGAACTGAAATATTCTTCCGTGAGGACTTGGCAAAGAGCGTGGGAGCTATCAATCGTGCCGACGTGCCATCGATCCAACACGAATGCCAAAAAGaggctttaaccccattgcccacTATCACCACTGTAGACGCATGAAAGAGATCCCAATCAACCTTGCTACAGGGAGTGTCCAAACCGACCCAAGCTCTTTCTTGATTTTTCCATTCAAACCAAAGCCAACGAAGTCGTAAAGCTCTTGCAAAACGCTCCAGATCGACGATTCCCAAACCACCTAGGTTCAAAGGGCGCTTCACTAACGGCCACCTGACTAGACAGTGTCCCCCAGAAATATTTTCTGGTTCCTCTCCCTTCCACAAGAAACTACGACGAATTTTGTCAATTTGCTTGAAAATCCACCTCTGTTCTGGGAACACAGTCAAGTGGTAAATTGGCTGAGCTGATAGCACTGTTTTAACCAAAGTCAATCGTCCAGACTTAGATAATAGTTTCCCTTTCCATCCCGAAAGTCTAGCCCGCACCTTGTCTAACAGTGGCTGCACATCAATTTTTCGGAGGTTTCTCAAATGCAAGGGGAGCCCAAGATATCTACTCGGGAATGATGCCAGCTTCCCCGGGAACCACATGGGCAAAGATTCGACCATATCTGCATGACAACAAATGGGAAAAATTTCCGTCTTATTAAGATTAAACTTAAGCCCCGAGCAACGACTGAAAGTTTGCAGGATACTTTGGAGGACGCCGAGCTCGGCCTCAACTGGTTTGACAAAAATACCCGCATCGTCAGCGTACAAAGAGCAATTAAGGGTTGTCGGTCGTGGAACGATTTGCGAAAGGATTCCTGACTGGATCGCCCGCTCAATAATTCTTTGAAAAGGATCGATGGCGAAGATAAAGAGCATAGGGGACAAGGGGTCACCTTGCCGGAGTCCCCTCAAATGGGTAATTCTCCTACCCGGCTTTCCATTCATAAGCACACGAGAAGATGATGAAGCGAGGAGAGCAGCAATCCAATTTCTCCATCTGGCACCGAAGCCAAGAATCACAAGGACTTCTAACAAGTAAGCCCAGCTGATAGAATCAAATGCCTTGGAAATATCAAGCTTGATGAAAAGTGCTTCACATTTATTCTTGTGCAATTTTTGGATGACTTTATGTACATATAGAAAGTTGTCATGTATACTGAAAGTCGcccagaggggggtgaatagggcgaaactgaaatttacaaggttaatcacaactacaagtcgggttagcgttagaaatataatcgagtccgtgagagagggtgcaaaacaaatcgcaagcgaataaagagtgtgacacgcggatttgttttaccgaggttcggttctcgcaaacctactccccgttgaggtggtcacaaagaccgggtctctttcaaccctttccctctctcaaacggtccctcgaaccgagtgagcttttcttctcaatcacttggaacacaaagttcccacaaggatcaccacacgattggtgtctcttgcctcaattacaagtgaatttgatctcaagaaagagtgagaaagaaagcaatccaagcacaagagctcaaaagaacacaacaaatcactctcacttaaccctagtgcttttgtggaattgggagaggatttgatcacttgggtgtgtcttgtattgaatgcctagctcttgtaagtggttggaaattggaaaacttggatgacttgaatgtgggtggttgggggtattgagagcacctagagggggggtgaataggtgatcctgtaaaacttaagcttatagccacaaaaacttgttaagtgttagcacaataaatgccaagtggctagaaaggagtctcaacaaaacacaataccacaagagatcaatcacagagatgacacagtggtttatcccgtggttcggccaagaccaacgcttgcctactccacgttgtggcgtcccaacggacgagggttgcaatcaacccctctcaagcggtccaaagacccacttgaataccacggtgttttgcttgctttttctcaatcccattcgcgaggaatctccacaacttggagcctctcgcccttacaattgaagttcacaaagaacacagagcaaagggggaatgagcaacgcacacaagacttcaaaagatcagagcaacaacacgcacacaagtcgcaacaagagctcgcaacacaactcaaagagttcgcaactcaacaagagctctagatgctatcacaatgaaacgaatgcgtgagatcgatgtcttggtgcttaggaatgttgtagtaatgcttggtgtactcctccatgcgcctaggggtcccttttatagccccaagacagctaggagccgttgagaacaaatctggaaggccatccttgccttctgtcatcgggcgcaccggacagtccggtgcacaccggacagtgtccggtgcccgattcctttccttaaatggcgaagccgaccgttgcagatctgggagccgttggcgcaccggacatgtccggtgcacaccggacagtccggtgcccccttccgaccgttggcttggccacgtgtcgcgtgcagaatccgcggccgaccgttggctcaccggacagtccggtgcacaccggacagtccggtgaattttagccatacgccgtcagcaaattcccgagagcggcctcttcggccgaggcagcctggcgcaccggacactgtccggtgcaccaccggacagtccggtgctccagaccgaagcagccttctggctgtacacaaccaactcttttcctttctttttcttcctgtttccaatacttagacaagtatattagtacacaaaaccaatgtactaagacttagaaacatacctttgctcttgatttgcactttattcatccatggcatatattcacatttaagcacttgagttggcactcaatcaccaaaatacttagaaatggcccaagggcacatttccctttcaatctccccctttttggtgatttatgccaacacaacataaagcaactagaacaagtgcaaaatcacttcaaataaaactcaaattgattttgattcaattttggcatatatggatcatcctttgccaccacttggtttgtttttgcaaatcaaactcaaatctctatctctaagtcaaacacacatgttgaagcatatagagagttatcccaaaagagattgatcaaagatttcaaaaactccccccttttttTTCATAATcagcacttctccccacaagaggccaacttttgacaaaagagacaatacaagagttttgacaaaccaaaagctctattctactattttcaaagtttctcaagtggtagctgatccatctattgctttggcctttattttctccccctttggcatcaagcaccaaaacgggatcaatcttggccctttaaccccattgcctcaccaaaatcttcaattacgagtacaaaggcaataagatcatagagatgaacttggaataagttaccctctcatcggagtgcagtggaagtcttgcatggtccaagttcacctttccctttcaatccaccttcgagactaaatcaagcaaactcaagcaaatggttagtctcaaagggtcaagttgtagcacatctccccctaaatgtgtgcatcacttgcaaaaaggacctatgaggtccagggagtgtttgtacaacttgagcaccacaataagcaacaaaatgcagaatgaacatgatcaaaggcataaacacatgtatgctacaattcaatccaagttccgcgaatctaagacatttagctcactacgcagcctgcaaaaggtcttctcatctagaggcttggtaaagatatcggctagctagttctcagtgctaacatgaaacacttcgatatctcccttttgctggtggtctctcaaaaagtgatgccggatgtctatgtgctttgtgcggctgtgttcaacaggattttccgccatgcagatagcactctcattatcgcataggagtgggactttgctcagattgtagccaaagtcccggagggtttgcctcatccagagtagttgcgcgcaacactgtcctgcggcaacatactcggcctcagcggtggatagggcaacggaggtttgtttcttagagttccacgacaccagggaccttcccaagaattggcacgtccctgatgtactcttcctatcgaccttacatccagcatagtcggagtctgagtatccaaccaagtcaaaggtagacccctttggataccagagcccgaagcaaggcgtagcaaccaaatatctaagaattcgcttcaccgccactgagtgacactccttaggatcggattgaaatctagcacacatgcatacgctaagcataatgtctggtctactagcacataaataaagtaaagaccctatcattgaccggtatgctttttgatcaatggacttacctcctttgttgaggtcggtgtgtccgtcggttcccatcggagtctttgcgggcttggcgtccttcatcccaaaccgctttagcagatcttgcgtgtacttcgtttgggagatgaaggtgccatctttgagttgcttcacttggaacccaaggaagtagttcaactcgcccatcatcgacatctcgaatttctgcgtcatcaccctgctaaactcttcacaagacttttggttagtagaaccaaatattatgtcatcgacataaatttggcacacaaacaaatcaccatcacatgtcttagtgaacagagttggatcggctttcccaaccttgaaagcattagcaagtaaaaagtctctaaggcattcacaccatgctcttggggcttgcttaagtccatagagcgccttagagagcttacacacgtggtcggggtaccgttcatccttgaagccagggggttgctccacgtacacctcctccttgattggcccgttgaggaaagcgctcttcacatccatttggaacaacctgaaagaatggtgagcggcatatgctagcaagatacgaattgattctagcctagccacaggagcaaacgtctcctcaaagtccaaacctgcgacttgggcataaccttttgccacaagtcgagccttgttcctcgtcaccaccccgtgctcgtcctgtttgttgcggaacacccacttggttcccacaacattttgcttgggacgaggcaccagtgtccaaacttcattgcgcttgaagttgttgagctcctcctgcatggccaacacccagtccggatctagcaaggcctcctctaccctgaaaggctcaatagaagagacaaaggagtaatgctcacaaaaattaactaatctagatcgagtagttactcccttactaatgtcacccaaaatttggtcgacaggatgatccctttgaatcaccgctcggacttgggttggaggtgccggttgcgcatcttcctccatcacatgatcatcttgtgctcccccttgatcacacgcctcctgttgatgaacctgttcatcgtcttgagttgggggttgcaccatagttgaggaagaaggttgatcttgctccaattgttcctgtggtcgcacatcaccaatcgccatggtgcgcatagcggccgttggaacgtcttcttcatctacatcatcaagatcaacaacttgctctcctggagagccattagtctcatcaaatacaacgtcgctagagacttcaaccaaacccgatgatttgttgaagactctatacgcctttgtatttgagtcataacctaacaaaaacccttctactgctttgggagcaaatttagaatttctacccttcttcactagaatgtagcacttgctcccaaatacacgaaagtacgatacattgggtttgttaccggttagaagctcatatgacgtcttcttgaggaggcggtgaaggtagaccctgttgatggcgtggcaagccgtgttcacggcttccgaccaaaaacgctcgggggtcttgaattctccaagcatagtccttgccatgtcgattagcgtcctgttcttcctctctaccactccattttgctgtggtgtgtagggagcggagaactcgtgcttgatcccttcctcctcaaggaactcctccacttgaaggttcttgaactccgacccgttgtcgctccttatcttcttcaccttgagctcaaactcattttgagctctcctgaggaagagcttgagggtcccttgggtttcagacttatcctgcaaaaagaacacccaagtgaagcgggaaaagtcatcaacaataactagaccatacttacttcctcctatgctcagataggcgacgagtccgaagaggtccatgtgtagcagctccaggggtcttgatgtggtcatcacattcttgctgtgatgtgctcctcccacttgtttacctgcttgacaagctgcacaaggtctatctttttcgaattgtacgttagtcaaacctatcacgtgttctccctttagaagcttgtgaaggttcttcatccccacatgtgctgagcggcgatgccacagccagcccatgctagtcttagctattaagcatgcatctagaccggcctcctcttttgcaaaatcaactaaataaagtttgccgtctaatacacccttaaatgctagtgaaccatcacttcttctaaagacagacacatctacatttgtaaatagacagttataccccatgttgcataattgactaacagatagcaaattatatccaagagactctactaaaaacacattagagatagagtgctcattagaaattgcaattttacctaacccttttaccttgccttgattcccatcaccgaatataattgaatcttgggaatctttattcttgacgtaggaggtgaacatcttcttctcccccgtcatatggtttgtgcatccgctatcaataatccagcttgaacccccagatgcataaacctgcaagacaaatttaggcttgggacttaggtacccaactcttgttgggtcctacaaggttagtgcaaatatccttagggacccaaatgcaagttttgtctcccttgcattttgcccctaacttcctagcaactatcttcctatcctttctacaaatagcaaaggaagcatttagggcatgataaattgtagaaggtccatgaactttcctatgagcattaacaacatttctcctaggcatattgtgaataacatttcttctaccaacctttctatcatgcacaacatgagaactagaagcagtcatagcataagaatcataagcatgtgaatcaaaagcatcatgacttctaaaagcatttctagaatttttcctatcatgatacaaaaaggcatggttctttttagcactagtagccataggggccttccctttctccttagcgggaatgggagccttatggcttgttaagttcttggcttcccttttgaagccaagtccatccttaattgaggggtgtctaccaatcgtgtaggcatcccttgcaaattttagcttatcaaattcgcttttgctagccttaagttgagcattaagactagccacttcatcattcaatttagaaattgaaactagatgtttactacaagcatcaacattaagatctttacacctagtgcacgtttcaacaatttctacacaagatgttgatttactagctacttctagtttagcatttaagtcatcattaacactctttaaagtagcaatgttttcatgacaagaagataattcactagaaagcacttcatttcttttaacttctaaagcataggatttttgtgcctctacaaacttatcatgttcatcatacaacaaatcctcttgcttttctaaaagcctatccttttcattcaaggcatcaatcaattcattgattttatcaattttatttctatccaatcccttgaacaaactagagtaatctatttcatcctcactagactcatcgtcactagaagaatcataagtgacatcattacgagtgattaccttcttctctcttgccatgaggcaagtgtgacgctcgttggggaagagggatgacttgttgaatgcagtggcggcgagtccctcattgtcggagtcagacgaggagcagtccgaatcccactccttgccaagatgagcctcgccctttgccttcttataattcttcttcttctccctcttgttcccttggtcctgatcactatcattgtcgggacagttagcaataaaatgaccaagcttaccgcatttgaagcacgaacgcttccccttggctttggtcttgcttggctgtcccttgcgacctttaagcgccgtcttgaatcttttgatgatgagggccatctcttcatcattaagtccggccgcctcaatttgtgccaccctgctaggtagcgcctccttgcttcttgttgccttgagagcaaggggttgaggctcgttgatcggtccattcaaggcgtcgtccacgtatcttgcctccttgatcatcatctgcccgcttacgaattttccgagtacctcctcgggcgtcatcttcgtgtacctgggattctcacgaatattgttcacgagatgaggatcaagaacggtaaatgaccttagcattaggcggacgacgtcgtgatccgtccatcgcgtgcttccgtagctccttattttgttgataaggatcttgagccggttgtatgtttgtgttggctcctcgccccttatcatcgcgaatcgtccgagctcgccctccaccaactccatcttggtgagtaaggtgacatcattcccctcatgagagatcttgagggtgtcccaaatctgcttggcattgtccaagccgctcaccttgtgatactcattcctgcacaaagaggctagcaacacagtagtagcttgtgcatttttatggatctgttcattaataaacgaaggactatccgagctatcaaatttcattccactttccacaatatcccaaatgcttggatggagagaaaataggtgtgtacgcattttgtgactccaaaatccgtagtcctctccatcaa
It contains:
- the LOC100275607 gene encoding Protein DETOXIFICATION 29, with the translated sequence MPSSSSMGMGMGKAAVVSKSWQESKLLWHIAFPAILTAVFQFSIGFVTVGFVGHIGSVELAAVTVVENVIEGFAYGVLLGMGSALETLCGQAVGAGQVGMLGVYIQRSWIICGATAVLLTPTYLFTAPILRALRQPADVARVAGAYCRWVLPQLFAYAANFPLQKFFQAQSRVWVVTAISGAALALHVALNYVFVARMGHGLPAAAAVGNVTWWLVIAAQVAYLLSGRFEDAWRGFSRLAFANLAAFVKLSLASAVMLCLELWYYTAVLILVGFLKNARLQIDVMSICINYQLWTLMVALGFNAAVSVRVSNELGANRPKAAKFAVTVAVLTSGSVGAVFLAVFLAWRTGLPRFFSEDGDVLREASRLGYLLAGSIFLNSVQPVLSGVAIGAGWQALVAVVNIGSYYFVGIPLAALFGFKLGMDAMGIWLGMTLGTLLQTAILVFISYRTKWEKQAMRAEERVREWGGRADALPSATQVAPAAEDAGPPSNASAT